In Lewinellaceae bacterium, a single window of DNA contains:
- a CDS encoding TonB-dependent receptor: MKRMCTLVLLSSIPLLAFAQFPTQTIRGIIADADSQRPLAGATVALSGLERGAVTDSSGHFRLSEVPVGRYQVEVRYVGYEELLLAEVLVESGKEAILNIELQANAQALASVEIRASRSDIRVPQPLSVQTITVEETRRFPATFYDPARLAAAFAGVANDNDQANGLVIRGNSPNSLIWRLEGVDIVNPNHTPNAGTFSDRATQNGGGVNILSAQMLGTSHFFSGAFPASYGNALSGVLDMRLRPGNNERHEQIFQAGLIGLDLAAEGPVSRRSGASYLANYRYSTVGLLTSLGVDFGDEQINFQDFSFNLSFPGSNGSGLTLFGLGGLSENRFAAKRDSSLWEFEKDRFDIAFRSRMGALGASYALPIGERALWHTTAAASAVNSTRTGERLEDNYNPSLVEEDEQTEAKYALHSWVSHKLARAASLRLGLQLTRQEYDILSVDNGADTLASGDGGGLLLQPYASWSGMLSASIRMNAGLHFMYFGFTGSSAFEPRLSVEWRPSPKQRLSFAYGLHSQLQPPQLYFAHSEKEAGKNLGFTRAHHLVLSYRHDLAEATSLQAELFYQSLFDVPIAATPGSSFSALNLLEGFVTENLANEGSGTNYGLEATLQHLFAGGFFYLLNGTYYESKYKGSDGILRDTRFNGNYILNATAGKEWDKQKKEGRLVTWGASFRVVCLGGFRATPIDVRASSEAGKTVLISEEAFSQQQPAFFRTDLRLYRKWNRRKFNSTLALDIQNLANAQNVAFSYYDVQQMQVVEKYQLGIIPVLTYRIAF; encoded by the coding sequence ATGAAGCGAATGTGTACCCTGGTTTTGCTTTCGTCCATCCCATTATTGGCTTTCGCCCAGTTTCCCACACAAACCATCCGGGGCATCATTGCTGACGCCGACAGCCAAAGGCCTCTGGCCGGCGCGACGGTGGCTCTGTCCGGGCTGGAAAGGGGCGCCGTGACGGATTCCTCCGGGCACTTTCGCCTGTCGGAGGTTCCGGTAGGCCGCTATCAGGTGGAAGTGCGCTATGTCGGCTACGAAGAGTTGTTGCTGGCAGAGGTGCTGGTAGAGTCGGGCAAGGAAGCCATTTTGAATATAGAGCTACAGGCAAACGCCCAGGCGCTGGCATCGGTAGAGATTCGGGCATCGCGCAGCGACATCCGGGTGCCGCAACCGCTCAGCGTGCAAACGATTACAGTGGAGGAAACCCGCCGCTTCCCTGCCACTTTTTACGACCCGGCCCGGCTGGCCGCCGCCTTTGCCGGAGTGGCCAACGACAACGACCAGGCCAACGGGCTGGTGATCCGCGGCAACTCGCCCAACAGCCTGATCTGGCGCCTGGAAGGAGTAGACATCGTCAACCCGAACCACACGCCTAATGCCGGCACGTTCAGCGACCGCGCCACGCAGAACGGCGGCGGCGTCAACATCCTCAGCGCCCAGATGCTGGGCACGTCTCATTTTTTTTCCGGCGCCTTCCCGGCCAGCTACGGCAACGCCCTGAGCGGCGTGCTCGACATGCGCCTGCGGCCGGGCAACAACGAACGGCACGAGCAGATCTTTCAGGCGGGCCTGATCGGCCTCGACCTGGCTGCCGAGGGGCCTGTTTCCCGGCGAAGCGGCGCTTCCTACCTGGCCAATTACCGCTACAGCACCGTCGGGCTGCTTACCAGCCTTGGCGTGGATTTTGGGGACGAACAGATCAACTTTCAAGACTTCTCCTTCAACCTCTCTTTTCCCGGCAGCAATGGCAGCGGGCTTACTTTATTCGGGCTGGGCGGCCTGAGCGAAAACCGCTTTGCAGCTAAACGGGACTCCAGCCTCTGGGAATTCGAAAAAGACCGGTTCGACATCGCTTTCCGATCCAGGATGGGCGCCTTGGGCGCCAGTTATGCCCTGCCCATCGGCGAGCGCGCGCTCTGGCATACGACGGCGGCGGCCTCCGCCGTCAACAGCACCCGAACCGGCGAGCGCCTGGAGGACAACTATAACCCTTCCCTGGTGGAAGAAGACGAGCAAACCGAAGCCAAATATGCCCTTCACAGTTGGGTCAGCCACAAACTGGCCCGGGCTGCTTCCCTGCGGCTGGGCCTCCAACTCACCCGGCAGGAGTATGACATCCTCTCGGTCGACAACGGCGCGGATACCCTGGCCTCGGGCGACGGAGGAGGGCTGTTGCTGCAGCCTTACGCCAGTTGGAGCGGCATGCTGTCCGCCTCTATCCGGATGAATGCCGGCCTGCACTTCATGTATTTCGGCTTTACCGGCAGCAGCGCATTCGAACCCCGCCTATCTGTGGAGTGGCGGCCCAGCCCCAAGCAGCGGCTCAGCTTCGCCTATGGCCTGCACAGCCAGTTGCAGCCTCCTCAGCTGTACTTTGCCCATTCAGAAAAAGAAGCCGGGAAAAATTTGGGGTTTACCCGGGCCCACCATCTGGTGTTGAGTTACCGGCATGATTTGGCTGAGGCCACCTCCTTGCAAGCCGAGCTCTTCTATCAATCCCTTTTTGACGTTCCCATTGCGGCTACGCCAGGCAGTTCCTTTTCCGCCCTAAATTTGCTGGAAGGTTTTGTCACAGAAAACCTGGCAAATGAAGGCTCCGGCACGAACTACGGGCTGGAAGCCACGCTACAGCACTTGTTTGCCGGGGGCTTCTTCTACCTGCTCAACGGCACTTATTACGAGTCGAAATACAAAGGCAGCGATGGCATCCTGCGCGATACCCGCTTCAACGGCAACTACATCCTGAACGCCACTGCCGGCAAAGAATGGGACAAACAGAAGAAAGAGGGCCGCCTCGTAACCTGGGGCGCGAGCTTCCGGGTAGTGTGCCTGGGAGGTTTCCGGGCCACCCCGATAGATGTTCGGGCTTCTTCAGAGGCAGGAAAGACCGTATTGATTTCAGAGGAGGCGTTTTCTCAGCAACAACCCGCCTTTTTCCGCACCGACCTGCGCCTCTACCGCAAGTGGAACCGCCGGAAGTTCAACTCCACTCTGGCGCTCGACATCCAGAACCTGGCCAATGCGCAAAATGTGGCTTTCAGTTATTACGATGTCCAACAAATGCAGGTGGTAGAGAAATACCAGTTGGGAATTATTCCTGTTCTCACCTACCGGATAGCGTTTTGA
- a CDS encoding NAD-dependent succinate-semialdehyde dehydrogenase: MNLTNHQLLKNKTLIDGKWVGANDGKTFPVYNPYDGSHIGDVPDMGAAETKAAISAAAKAFPAWRGQTAANRAAILKKWYALQMEHLDDLAVLLTTEQGKPLAEAKGEIRYGASFVEWFAEEARRVYGDVIPGHESSLRIITIRQPIGVAAAITPWNFPNAMITRKVAPALAAGCTVVIKPAEDTPLSALALAVLAEEAGFPPGVLNIVTTRQPAAVGKELTANPLVRKLSFTGSTEIGKLLMEQCAGTVKKLSLELGGNAPFIVFDDADLDAAVEGAIASKYRNAGQTCVCANRLYAQAGIYEAFTQKLAKAASQLSVGNGLEAGVQIGPLINAEAMEKVQRLLGDATAKGAKVVTGGRPVVMAKGNGSFYEPTVLAGIQPNMAISSEEIFGPIAPVTKFDTEEEVIRLANDTPFGLASYFYGRDYARIWRVAEALEYGMVGINTGMISTAVAPFGGVKQSGFGREGSKYGMDDYLVMKYLCWGGVK, from the coding sequence ATGAACTTAACCAACCATCAACTGCTCAAAAACAAAACCCTCATCGACGGAAAATGGGTGGGCGCCAATGACGGCAAAACCTTTCCCGTGTACAACCCCTACGACGGCTCGCACATTGGCGATGTGCCCGACATGGGCGCTGCCGAGACAAAAGCGGCTATATCCGCCGCCGCCAAAGCATTTCCTGCCTGGCGCGGCCAAACTGCCGCCAACCGGGCAGCCATCTTAAAAAAATGGTACGCTCTGCAAATGGAGCACCTGGACGATCTCGCCGTGCTGCTCACCACCGAACAAGGCAAGCCGCTGGCCGAGGCCAAAGGCGAAATCCGCTACGGGGCGTCCTTCGTGGAGTGGTTTGCCGAAGAAGCCCGGCGGGTATATGGCGATGTCATCCCCGGCCACGAGAGCAGCCTGCGCATCATCACCATCCGGCAGCCCATCGGCGTGGCGGCGGCCATCACGCCCTGGAATTTCCCCAATGCTATGATTACCCGAAAAGTAGCCCCGGCATTGGCGGCGGGCTGCACGGTAGTCATCAAACCGGCCGAAGACACCCCGCTTTCTGCGTTGGCGCTGGCTGTGTTGGCCGAAGAAGCAGGCTTTCCTCCGGGTGTTTTAAACATCGTGACCACCCGACAGCCGGCGGCGGTCGGAAAAGAACTAACGGCTAACCCGTTGGTTCGCAAACTCTCGTTTACAGGTTCTACCGAAATTGGCAAACTGCTCATGGAGCAGTGCGCAGGCACGGTGAAAAAATTGTCGCTCGAATTGGGCGGCAACGCCCCATTCATCGTCTTCGACGATGCCGACCTCGATGCTGCCGTGGAAGGCGCTATTGCTTCCAAGTACCGCAACGCCGGGCAAACGTGTGTGTGCGCCAACCGCCTTTACGCACAGGCAGGCATTTATGAGGCATTCACCCAAAAACTTGCTAAAGCAGCCAGCCAGCTAAGCGTAGGCAATGGCCTGGAAGCAGGCGTGCAGATCGGCCCGCTCATCAATGCGGAGGCCATGGAGAAGGTGCAGCGGCTGTTGGGAGATGCTACCGCCAAAGGCGCTAAAGTAGTGACCGGGGGCAGGCCAGTAGTGATGGCGAAAGGCAACGGATCCTTTTACGAGCCCACCGTCCTGGCCGGCATACAGCCCAATATGGCCATCAGCTCGGAAGAGATATTTGGCCCCATAGCCCCGGTTACCAAATTCGATACGGAGGAAGAAGTCATCCGGTTGGCCAACGATACTCCTTTTGGCCTGGCGTCCTATTTCTATGGCAGGGATTACGCCCGCATCTGGCGGGTCGCCGAAGCGCTGGAATACGGCATGGTCGGCATCAATACCGGCATGATATCCACAGCGGTCGCTCCTTTCGGCGGGGTGAAGCAAAGCGGCTTCGGGCGGGAAGGCTCAAAGTATGGCATGGACGATTATCTGGTGATGAAGTATTTGTGTTGGGGCGGGGTGAAGTGA
- a CDS encoding amino acid permease, whose protein sequence is MPTFEQGIKKFGTAPVFFTAISTILGAIMFLRFGFAVGNVGLAGTFAIVLIGHAVTIPTAMAIAEIATNQKVEGGGEYYIISRSFGLVIGSTIGMALFMSQAISVAFYIIAFTEAFLPLFKWLAVQFQLPPWLAWLLAQKQTVGIPALIALTAIMLTKGADLGVKALYVVVATLGIALLAFFLGQTEYSQQHSLDPFATVYDFEPANQQADPALSLTPLTTDTSQAASQPAIRQAPPTSNSSAPLIPLGFFTVFAIIFPAFTGMTAGVGLSGDLRDPGKSLPLGTLAGTLSGMVIYFFIAYKLAVSAAPADLADTSRLVMADIAWQGWWLIPIGLAAATISSALGSIMVAPRTLQAIARDQIFPTPTINRWIAQGKGVNDEPFNASVITVGIAAVFILMGALDSVAEVISMFFMVTYGSLCLISFLNHFAADPSYRPTFKSRWYISLFGAVACFGLMFFMNGGYAVAAVIMILCLYFVISFFNQDKKSIAVIFQGVIFQFSRQLQVFLQKADKEQAHSWRPSAVALSEDSFQRLGAFDLLRWISQKYGFGTYIHQINGYLSRKSNEEAQRSKQRLIRMAEASNSNIYVDTMVSPSFTSSVAQVIQLPGVAGTENNLLIFEFSKNKPDRLEAIIDNFKLTRSVDFDMLILGSSERGYGLKQQIHIWITANDYHNANLMILLAYIILGHRDWHKGQIKIFAVYPEGTIQDEKERLFLLIEAGQLPISPNNIEFITQKQELSARSIVNEKSQDADLTIIGFREEMVKHAGRELFEGYPAVGNVLFVNTAEGKNIK, encoded by the coding sequence ATGCCAACCTTTGAACAAGGGATAAAAAAATTCGGCACCGCTCCGGTATTTTTCACCGCCATCTCCACTATTCTGGGCGCTATCATGTTCCTGCGCTTCGGCTTTGCCGTGGGCAATGTGGGCCTGGCGGGCACCTTTGCCATCGTACTGATCGGCCACGCGGTGACCATCCCCACGGCCATGGCCATTGCGGAGATCGCTACCAACCAGAAGGTGGAAGGCGGAGGCGAATACTACATTATCTCCCGTTCCTTCGGGCTGGTGATCGGCTCTACGATCGGCATGGCGCTGTTTATGTCGCAGGCCATCAGCGTAGCGTTTTACATCATCGCTTTTACAGAGGCTTTTCTGCCGCTGTTCAAGTGGCTGGCCGTGCAGTTTCAGCTGCCGCCCTGGCTGGCCTGGCTGCTGGCGCAAAAGCAAACGGTGGGCATCCCGGCGTTGATCGCGCTTACCGCCATCATGCTCACCAAGGGGGCCGACCTGGGGGTCAAGGCCCTGTATGTCGTAGTGGCTACCCTGGGGATCGCCCTGCTGGCCTTTTTTTTGGGCCAAACGGAATACAGCCAGCAACACTCGCTGGACCCCTTTGCCACGGTATATGATTTTGAGCCGGCCAACCAGCAGGCCGATCCGGCTCTTTCCCTTACCCCGTTGACAACCGATACGAGCCAGGCTGCTAGCCAACCCGCTATCCGGCAGGCGCCGCCAACTTCCAATTCCAGCGCTCCGCTTATCCCCCTGGGTTTCTTCACCGTTTTTGCCATCATCTTCCCGGCATTTACCGGCATGACGGCAGGCGTGGGCCTTTCCGGCGACCTGCGCGACCCCGGCAAGTCTCTTCCGCTGGGCACCCTGGCGGGCACGCTTTCCGGCATGGTCATCTACTTTTTCATCGCCTACAAGCTGGCCGTTTCCGCTGCCCCTGCCGATCTGGCGGACACCAGCCGGCTGGTCATGGCCGACATCGCCTGGCAGGGCTGGTGGCTCATCCCGATCGGGCTGGCCGCTGCCACCATCTCCTCCGCCCTGGGCTCCATCATGGTGGCGCCGCGCACCCTGCAGGCCATCGCCCGCGACCAAATCTTCCCCACCCCAACCATCAACCGGTGGATAGCGCAGGGCAAAGGCGTCAATGACGAACCCTTCAATGCTTCGGTTATCACCGTGGGCATCGCCGCCGTTTTTATCCTGATGGGTGCGCTGGACAGCGTGGCGGAGGTCATCTCCATGTTCTTCATGGTCACTTATGGCTCCCTTTGCCTCATATCTTTCCTCAACCACTTTGCCGCCGACCCTTCTTACCGGCCGACCTTCAAATCCCGCTGGTATATCTCTCTTTTCGGCGCCGTAGCCTGTTTCGGCCTGATGTTTTTTATGAACGGAGGATATGCGGTGGCGGCGGTAATCATGATCCTCTGCCTCTATTTTGTCATTAGTTTCTTCAACCAGGATAAAAAATCCATTGCCGTGATCTTTCAGGGCGTGATCTTCCAGTTCAGCCGCCAGCTCCAGGTATTCCTCCAGAAAGCTGATAAGGAACAGGCGCACAGCTGGCGCCCCTCGGCCGTGGCCTTATCCGAAGATTCTTTCCAGCGCCTGGGCGCTTTCGACCTGCTGCGGTGGATTTCTCAGAAGTACGGCTTCGGCACTTACATTCACCAGATCAACGGTTACCTCTCCCGCAAGTCCAACGAGGAAGCCCAGCGCAGCAAGCAGCGCCTTATCCGCATGGCAGAGGCCAGCAACAGCAACATTTATGTCGATACGATGGTAAGCCCGAGCTTTACCTCCTCGGTAGCCCAGGTCATCCAGCTGCCAGGCGTCGCCGGCACGGAAAACAACCTGCTGATCTTCGAATTTTCCAAAAACAAGCCGGACCGCCTGGAGGCCATCATCGACAACTTCAAGCTGACCCGCTCGGTTGATTTCGACATGCTCATCCTCGGCAGCTCGGAGCGCGGCTACGGCCTGAAGCAACAGATTCACATCTGGATCACAGCCAACGATTACCACAACGCCAACCTGATGATCCTTCTGGCCTACATCATTCTGGGGCACCGCGACTGGCACAAGGGGCAGATCAAGATTTTCGCCGTTTATCCGGAAGGCACGATCCAGGACGAGAAAGAACGCTTGTTCCTACTGATAGAAGCCGGGCAGTTGCCCATTTCCCCGAACAATATTGAATTCATCACCCAGAAACAGGAGCTGAGCGCCCGGTCCATCGTCAATGAAAAATCCCAGGATGCCGACCTGACGATCATCGGGTTTCGGGAGGAGATGGTAAAACATGCCGGCCGGGAGTTATTCGAGGGCTATCCGGCAGTGGGCAATGTCCTTTTTGTCAACACCGCTGAAGGGAAAAATATTAAATAA
- a CDS encoding sugar phosphate isomerase/epimerase yields MKTIKGPALFLAQFMGGEAPFNSLDNICRWAASLGYKGVQIPTWEDRLVDLQKAAESKAYCDDLKGRVAEHGLEITELASHLQGQLVAVHPAYDALFDGFAPEAYHGNPKARTEWAVQQLEWAARASRNLGLDAHVTFSGALLWPFMYPWPQRPAGLVDMGFKELAARWRPILNVFEEQGVDVCYELHPNEDIHDGDSFEQFLEALDGHPRACINYDPSHFILQCLDYVQFIDFYHERIKAFHVKDAEFNPTGKQGVYGGFQPWLKRAGRFRSLGDGQVDFSAIFSKLSEYDYGSWAVLEWECCIKSPEQGAREGAMFIQDHIIEVTEKAFDDFAGGAADEAQNRKVLGL; encoded by the coding sequence ATGAAGACCATCAAAGGCCCTGCCCTTTTTCTGGCCCAGTTTATGGGCGGCGAAGCGCCATTCAATTCACTCGACAACATCTGCCGCTGGGCCGCCAGCCTGGGTTATAAAGGCGTTCAAATCCCCACCTGGGAAGATCGCCTGGTCGACCTGCAAAAGGCCGCCGAAAGCAAGGCGTACTGCGATGACCTGAAAGGCAGGGTGGCGGAACACGGCCTGGAAATTACAGAACTGGCTTCTCACCTGCAGGGGCAGTTGGTGGCGGTTCATCCCGCTTATGACGCGCTGTTCGACGGCTTTGCCCCCGAGGCCTATCACGGCAACCCCAAAGCCCGCACCGAATGGGCCGTGCAGCAGCTGGAATGGGCCGCCCGCGCCAGCCGCAACCTGGGCCTCGATGCCCACGTCACCTTCTCCGGCGCCCTGCTCTGGCCCTTCATGTACCCCTGGCCGCAACGCCCCGCCGGGCTGGTGGATATGGGATTCAAGGAACTGGCTGCCCGCTGGCGGCCCATCCTGAATGTTTTCGAAGAGCAGGGCGTCGACGTCTGTTATGAGCTTCATCCCAACGAAGACATCCACGACGGCGATTCCTTCGAACAGTTCCTCGAAGCCCTGGACGGCCACCCCCGCGCCTGCATCAACTACGACCCCAGCCACTTCATCCTGCAGTGCCTGGATTACGTTCAGTTTATCGACTTCTACCACGAGCGCATCAAGGCCTTCCATGTGAAAGACGCCGAGTTTAACCCCACGGGCAAACAAGGGGTTTACGGCGGGTTTCAGCCCTGGCTCAAACGGGCCGGCCGCTTCCGTTCCCTGGGCGACGGGCAGGTGGACTTCAGCGCCATCTTCAGCAAGCTTTCGGAATACGACTACGGCAGTTGGGCCGTCCTGGAGTGGGAATGCTGCATCAAAAGCCCGGAGCAAGGCGCCCGCGAAGGGGCTATGTTCATCCAGGACCACATCATCGAAGTGACGGAAAAGGCCTTCGACGATTTTGCCGGCGGAGCGGCTGATGAAGCGCAGAACCGGAAAGTGCTGGGGCTGTAG